Proteins encoded within one genomic window of Camarhynchus parvulus chromosome 14, STF_HiC, whole genome shotgun sequence:
- the LOC115909155 gene encoding hemoglobin subunit pi produces the protein MTLTQAEKAAVVTIWTKVATQADAIGAESLERLFLSYPQTKTYFPHFDLSQGSAQLRGHGSKVMSAIGEAVKSIDDIRKALVKLSELHAYILRVDPVNFKLLSHCILCSVAAHYPSDFTPEVHAAWDKFLSSISSVLTEKYR, from the exons atGACGCTGACCCAAGCCGAGAAAGCCGCCGTGGTCACCATCTGGACCAAGGTGGCCACTCAGGCTGATGCCATTGGGGCAGAATCACTGGAGAG GCTTTTCCTCAGCTACCCCCAGACAAAAACCTACTTCCCTCACTTCGACCTGAGCcaaggctcagctcagctccgTGGCCATGGCTCCAAGGTGATGAGTGCCATCGGGGAGGCTGTGAAGAGCATCGATGACATCCGCAAGGCTTTGGTCAAGCTCAGCGAGCTGCACGCTTACATCCTCAGGGTGGACCCCGTGAACTTCAAG CTGCTTTCCCACTGTATCCTGTGCTCCGTGGCTGCCCACTATCCCAGTGACTTCACCCCAGAAGTTCATGCTGCGTGGGACAAGTTCCTGTCCAGTATTTCCTCTGTTCTGACGGAGAAATACAGATAA
- the LOC115909231 gene encoding hemoglobin subunit alpha-A: protein MVLSAADKTNVKGVFAKIGGHADEYGADALERMFATYPATKTYFPHFDLGKGSAQVKGHGKKVAGALVEAVNHIDDLAGALSKLSDLHAQKLRVDPVNFKLLGQCFLVAVATRNPSLLTPEVHASLDKFLCAVGTVLTAKYR from the exons ATGGTGCTGTCCGCCGCAGACAAGACCAACGTCAAGGGCGTCTTCGCCAAAATCGGCGGCCACGCCGACGAATATGGCGCCGATGCCCTGGAGAG GATGTTCGCCACCTACCCCGCGACCAAGACCTACTTCCCCCACTTCGACCTAGGAAAGGGCTCTGCCCAGGTCAAGGGGCACGGCAAGAAGGTGGCGGGAGCACTGGTGGAAGCTGTCAACCACATCGATGACCTTGCTGGTGCCCTCTCCAAGCTCAGCGACCTCCACGCCCAAAAACTCCGTGTGGACCCTGTCAACTTCAAA ctgctgggccagTGCTTCCTGGTGGCGGTGGCCACCCGCAACCCCAGTCTCCTGACCCCAGAAGTCCACGCTTCCCTGGACAAGTTCCTGTGCGCCGTGGGCACCGTGCTGACTGCCAAGTACCGTTAA
- the LOC115909232 gene encoding hemoglobin subunit alpha-D gives MLTAEDKKLIQQIWGKVGGAEEEIGAEALTRMFCSYPPTKTYFPHFDLSPGSDQVRGHGKKVVAALGTAIKNIDNLSQALSELSNLHAYNLRVDPVNFKFLSQCLQVALATRLGKEYSPEAHSAVDKFMSAVASVLAEKYR, from the exons ATGCTGACCGCCGAGGACAAGAAGCTGATCCAGCAGATATGGGGAAAGGTGGGGGGCGCCGAGGAGGAAATCGGAGCCGAGGCCCTGACAAG GATGTTCTGCTCCTACCCCCCGACCAAGACCTACTTCCCTCACTTCGACCTGTCCCCGGGCTCTGACCAGGTCCGCGGCCACGGCAAGAAAGTggtggctgccctgggcaccgCCATCAAGAACATAGACAAcctcagccaggctctgtcTGAGCTCAGCAACCTGCACGCCTACAACCTGCGTGTGGACCCCGTCAACTTCAAG TTCCTGTCGCAGTGCTTGCAGGTGGCGCTGGCTACCCGCCTGGGTAAGGAGTACAGCCCCGAGGCGCACTCTGCCGTCGACAAGTTCATGTCGGCCGTGGCCAGCGTGCTGGCTGAGAAGTACAGATGA